ACCGTTGCGGAATAAAGGGGCAGTTGTTTCTCGTCGCGCAGGTTGCTTATAAACAGGGTGGCGTGCTCTATGCCTGTGGGTTCAAACAGCGAACTGTTTAGGTAGGGCACTTTTGCAAAAATATCCTTTAAATCGGTGGTGCGCTCCTCGTGTTTTCGCGCAAGTATTTGAAAGAAAAGGCCATTCAGGTCGTCGTAATCATGTATTTTCTTGTGGCTAAGAAACTCGTAGCTTTTATCGCCTTTGTGATAGGTAAGCAGCTGCGCTTCCAGCAACTTAAGGAACAGGATGCGGTTAACCCACGTAATGGCAAGCTCCAGACCTACATTAAAAAGACGCTCCTCGTAAGTGACGCCAAAGTGCTGCGGATTGTCCAACCTGCTTATTTTGTCTAGACTGTCCAACTGGATAATGGCATTTTCCAACAGACTACCATTATTGCGCTCCCCGGGCTTGTTGCGGGCTATCAGTTTCTTGCTGCCCTCCTTGGTTTCCGAAAGACCGATAATGTGGAGCAGTTCGCCATAAAAGCGTTTGTCCAGACTGTTGCTGTCGTTGGCAAAGGGGAGTTTTAATAAATGTTCCGGGGAAAGGAGTTTGAATAGCGCAATGAGTTTGTTATCGTCATTCGGGTTGTCGTTGCGCAGCGGTTTTTCATATTCGCGGATATCGAAATAGGTAAACTCTATTTCCTGTTTGATGGTGTTGATAAAGGGTTCCGCAATTTCCCTGTAGAAGAAATCGGTAGTCTTTCCCGCCAGCCTGCCCGCCTCAAAATCGGTAAACTGTTTTACCAATGCTTTGTTCTGTGCAAACAACCGCTCAAAACTGTTGGCATCAAAAATGAACCACTCATTGATATTGGTAACCACCAGCTGTTTTACCTCCAGGTTTTTATGGGCAATGCGCTCCCGCAGATAGTAAAGCACCAATTCCTGAAAGGCTTTTGCATTGAGCTTCTCCCCGGTTACCATCTCTGCCCTATTGGTTGGCTTTTTGGCCTCAATGATTACGCCCACGCTGCTCTTTGCCTTGTTGCCATTGTGGATAACAAGATCGTTGCGGCCTTTGGTATTTATAAAGTGGCTGGGGTCGTAATAGGTTTTCTTTAGGAAATCGGAAACCAGATTTTTGTGGAACTCCTCGCTTTCGGTATCGTTGGTACGGTCCAGTAATTCTATAAGATTGGCCTTAAAGCGCTCAATCTCGGTGCGGTTTGGTTTTATTTTTAGGAAGGCCTTGTTTATTGCCTTTCTGGGTTTTAGGGCTTTTGGTTGCATTTATACTGTTTGGTTGTGTTGATTGGGTAATTTAGGGATTTTTTGGGGAACGGTCTGGCTATGCGCAGTGTCCCAAAGGGCATTGCGTATAGGTGTTGTTGGGCGTAGTTTTATATTTTTTCAATTACGTTTTTAACTAAGTCTTGTATAAAGGCTATTGCCTTATAATCTTCAATAACCAATGTGTTTGGGTGCGCACAAGAGTTTCTGATTCCGAGTTTCTCATCAAGAATCTTTCGTGTATCATTAGATATGAGTTTGGCCACCCTTAATAGTTCAATAAAATCTGATTCTTTTATATCACTAAAGTCTTCCTTCTTATTGATTGTTATTTTTTTGTATTTCCCGTGAGCTTGAATAGCATTATTGAATTTCGCAATGTTAGGGACCTGCAAAACATGCTCATAAATTGTATCAATAGTAAGTAGCCACACCATTAGAATGGATGCTCTAAAAGATTTTACTTCAAAACATGTGATTGCTTCTTCAAGGAAAGATTTTTGTTCTTTCCCACTTACGTTTTGCAACAAATCACGCAAGGTCGTAGAAATCTCTCTTTTATGAGTTGTTCCAAGGTAGGTTTCTTCTAAGCCCTTTTTGGCCTTACGCTGAAAACTTAGACCACTCTTTCCTGAAATTAGGACTGCAGGCTTTTCCTTTTTTAATTTTAGAACCTCATTAGATACATTAGCTGGAAGTGAAAGAGAATGTTTCTCAAATTCAGCCTTAATATCTGTGGTTGTAAAAAATTCTTTAGAATATTCAACGCAATGGAAGAAGGCAATTAACTTGACCTGTTCCTTTTGAGTTAATTTCTCAAAATCGTCTACTCTATCAATTAAATCAGAGACATTCATTTTTCTGACTTGGTTGGAAGGTCTTCATCAACGAATATTTCAGCAGCGCGTGTTAATTTCCAAGCACCAGATACGCCTTCTACAGGCTCAAACAAGTCACGTGTGTTTTTATTATTAATTATTATTTGTCTCATAAACTTAGGCCTTCCTTTCAAATCCAAAATCCGGTATGCAAATTCCACATTACCTTCCGTGAAATATGGAAGTTTTCTTACGAATTGGATATAATATCCTATTGCAGCAATTTTGTTACCTGTGTTGGAATCTGCTCCAGGACATTTTGATAGAAAAAAGTCCTTAAGCCCCTCTATTTTGCCATCCTTTAGATAGTCGAATTTTTCTGATTCTATTGAGGGAGCCTTTCCTGATGAAGTTTTTTTCTTTGACTTCTTTTCTCCATTTGTTGTCTCAGTTACAGTTTTACTTCCTTTTGGGGTCGAAGTAGGATTTGAGGAATGTGATTCCACTTCTACACTTTCTTCAGCTTCGAAATCACTATTATTCTGATAAGCTTTAATATATTCTTTGAAATGTTCGAGTTGGTTGCTAACAAACTCCTCGCTTCCTTCTAATTCAATTTGACCATCTTTTAGGTTGATCTTGGCTTTTGCTGTATTCATATTACTTTAGTTTTAATTACGCCCAACGGTCTCGGCTATGAGTAGTTGCGTGGTTTAGCGGTTAACTTTGCAGGTATACACCAAATTGAAAATCCGCAAGGATTTTCAGAAGTAAGCGAGAACAAGCAATTACTTATAGCCATTGTGCCTGTTGCACAAGTTAAGGATTTTCCGTAATTTCATGGTATGCAAGGAAAAAAGATCTACCAAGAAAAGCTCTTCAACGATTTCCGTTTGAGCGAGCGCGTTCCGGAGCACAATTTTTACCGTCGGCTACAATCGGCTTTGGACCTGAATTATTTATATGCACTTACAAGGGACTTTTATGGCGACAGCGGCCAAAAGAGCATCGACCCGATCGTATTTTTCAAGCTTTGTCTGGTTGGTTATTTGGAGAACATCACCAGCGACCGCAAGCTTGTGGAACATTGCGGGATGCGCCTGGATATCCTCTACTTTTTGGGCTATGGGATAGACGAGCAACTCCCTTGGCACTCTACCATCAGCCGTACGCGGCAACTCTTTCCCGAGGATGTCTTTGAAGCAGTGTTCACCAAGGTCTTCACCCTCTGCGTGGATGTGGGGATGGTCAGCGGCCATACCCAGACGGTGGACAGCGCCCCGGTCAAGGCCAATGCCTCTATGGACAGTCTGGAGCTGAAGGTTCCGGAAGAAGAGCTGGAATCACATCTTCGTAAGGTTCGCCACATAAGCGCAATGGATAAAGAAAAGCCCTTTCGCAAAAGCAAGGGCGATAGATCAGATAAAGGCCAGCGTACTATTACCGCCAACGGGAAGGAACTCAATGCCATTGCCTCACGAAACAAACGCTGGAACAAAGACCAAGATCAGCGCCCCGGAGCGGGAAACAAGGGAAGTAAATATACCAGCAACAAGACCCATTACAGCCCCACCGATCCCGATGCCCGCATCAGCGTAAAGCCCGGCAAGGCACGGAAGCTCAACTACCTGAGCCAGCTGTGCGTGGACACCGCCCACCACGTGATCAGCGATATAAGGGCCTACCACGCGGATGGAAAGGACAACCAGCAATTGCCGGACATTGTACAGCGATTAAAACGGCGGCTAGGGAAACAAGGCCTGGTCTGGGAAAACTGCGTGGCCGACACGGGCTACAGCAGCGGCGAGAACTATGCATTCCTTGAAAGGCAGGGCATCAAGAGCTTTATCCCGCCCCACGGCACCTACAAAGGTGGCCCGGAGGGTTTTGTCTATATAGAGGGCGGGAATTACTGGCTGTGCCCACAGGGAAAAAAGGTGACCTTCCGCAAGCAGAAACTGGAAAAGGGAACGCTCAAGGATAACTATTTCACCAGGAGGAGCGATTGCAAGGGCTGTCCCATCAAGGCCCAGTGCATCGGCAAGTCGCACGAAAAACGCATCAACATAACAGCATATCGAGAGGAATATGAACGTAACATTGCCCGTGTAAGCAGCCCACTGGGCAGGTATATGAAGGGCAAAAGGCAGAGTACGGTGGAACCGGTCTTCGGAACGCTCACCCAGTTTATGGGGCTTGGCAAGGTAAATACCATTGGGCTGGCACAGGCCAACAAGTGCATGCACCTCTCGGCAATGGCCTACAACCTTAAAAAATACCTAAAGTTCGTCCAGAAACGGTCAAAAAGTGGGGCAATCTGCCTTGCGCTTACGTTTTCACTGAAAAAGCACCTTCAGAGATGTATAGCCCCGTTTTTAATACTTCCGAAGAGTGCCTACGCTGTAGCGTGAACAAAAAATAAAGCCGCTTAAAACGGCTTAAACGGGGTCAGCTTTTACGGAATTAAGGGGTTGTGCAACGGTTACCATTGTTGTGGTTAGTGTTTTTTTATTTATTTACTCAATTTTAAAATTCTAAAAGCCCCTTGAATTACTAAAACAAAAACTATTGTTCCGATAATCAAATCAGGTTTGCTTGAACTCAACCAATTTACCAAAAGTCCCGCAATAATAACTCCCAAATTGATAATCACATCATTTGAAGTGAAAATCATACTTGCTTTCATATGAGCCTCTTCTTTACTTTTTGACTTTTGTAAAATATAAAGGCAAATTCCGTTTGCAATAAGGGCGAAAATCGAAACGATAATCATTGTCGAAAAGTTGGGTAGTTTCTCGTCTCCGAAAAATCTTCTTAAAACTTCTACAAATCCGATAATTGCAAGTGTTATTTGAAAATATCCAGCAAGTTTGGCAATCCGTTTTTTCTTTATTACTGTTCCGCCAACCGCAAACAAGCTAATTCCGTAAACGAAACTATCCGCAAGCATATCTAAACTGTCGGCAACCAATCCCATTGATTTTGAGATTATTCCTGTTGTCATTTCAATTATGAAAAAAGAAAAATTTATGGCAAGTACAGACCAAAGTAGCTTTTTTTGGTTTGCATTTTCGTTAAATTCAGTTTGGTCGGTTTGTTCAGTCGAGATTTTCTTTCCTCCTAAATTCAGTTCGATAACTGATTTTTCAATTTGGTCAGTTTCTCCGCTGTGAAAAACGGTCAGTTTTCGGTTGGGAATGTCAAAGTCCAAATTCGCAATACTTGAAATTCCGTCCAATTTCATTCGAATTAGATTTTCCTCTGAAGGACAGTCCATTTTGGTAATCTCAAATATTGTTTTATTCATTTAGTTTCTTGGTTTTTCAACATTAACCACAACATGTGTATATACGCATGTTTTTGAATCCCTATTGCTGTTATCCCGCACATGTGCGCTATATTAATTAATAATCTTTCAAAATTAACGCATAGCAAAACCCAAACATGGCCTAACCAGCCTAAGGGTTTTGTTTAAAAGGGGAGAATAAAACACGAGGTTTCAGTTTCAAATATAGCAATAATCTTTAATGTATTAACTTTTTTTATGGCTATAGGCTTTAAGCTTTAGGCTATAGGCTTTAGGCTATAGGCTGGTGGGTGAATCGTAAATCGTAAATCTTGAATAAGTGAATGCGTGAATGGTTGATGAAAAATCTTACGTCTTACGTCCTAAGTCTTACGTCCTACATCTAATGATGAACTTCGTATTTCGCAACTCCTCCCGGTCCGCTCCCACCCTTGTTCGCAAAAAGGTTCTTTTTTGGAACCCGCAACTGAACATGACCAAACCAACACCCAAACAAAACCCGCGGAAAATGCCTTAACCTATGCAATGGTATGCAATTGCGGTACATTCCGGTCTGGCGTGTGCAATGGTGTGCAATGGCGGTCCATGGTGTTCAGGAGTGTGCAAGGGTGTGCAATGGCGTGCAATCGAGGTACATTTTGGGCAGGGGTGTGAAAGCGGATGCAATGGTAGTACATTTTAATCCTTTGGTTTTAATTGCAGGCCGTGGGGAGCCTTGGAGTGCTATTGGTTTTGATTGCGTTCAATTCCAGTCAATTCCATTCAACTATTTGGATAACAGTTATTTGCCCATTACTTTGGCAGTGATTAATTAAAATGAATGTTTAACTAATTTTTAAAAAGATGGGAACATACAACAAAGGTATCCTAGGCCCCTTTAGGGGAAAAGTTGGCCCCGTGATCGGTTATTCCTGGAGAGGAAAAGACCTGATGCGCGGGTTGCCAAAAGAATCGACTGTTGCTGCCACAAAGGCGCAGCTTGAACAACGTGCAAAGTTTGGCACGGTCATTAAATTTTTAACTCCTATTAAAGGCATTTTAAGTGCCTATTTTGGGAAAGAACAAAAAGCGAAGTCGCCGTTTAACCTGGCAACAGGCTATCATTTAAATGAGGCCCTATTGCCCGGCCCCGACGACACTTGGCTAATTGATTACCCAAAAGTGCTGATAAGCCGGGGCGACCTAAGAGGGGTTGATAATCCGCAACTTGCCGTGGAAGGTGGGTTAATAAACCTTACGTGGACGGACAACAGCGGCCTAGGTTCTGCAGATGCTACCGACCTGTTGATCGCGGTGGTGTATTGTACGGAAATGAACGAGTTTGTGCAGTTTAATCCTGCCGCTACCCGTGCAGATGCCGTTGTACAACTTGCCATTCCCGCGTATTTGAGCGGATCCTTGGCAGAGGTATGGGTTACCTTTGCAACAGCAGAGGGCAATCTGGCAGCCGTTAGCAGCTATGCGGGTGCGGTTACCGTGCCTTAATTTTTGCTGTAGGCTTTAGGCCGTAGGCTGTAGGCTTTAATCCTACGGCTTACGGCTTTTGGCTTTTAGCAATAGTCGCTCTATTGATAAAGGTATAGCCTACGTCTTATGTCATACGTCATAAGTCATAAGTCATACGTTTTCAGCATTCAACCTTCAGCTTACGGTTTTTCATCCATATCATCGGGAAGCTTGCCCCCGCGTAGGTAGAGCATTTTTAAAATTACATCTTCAAGGTAAAAATTGGTACTTCCAATTTTCATATAAGGAATGGCACCCCGCTTTCGCCATCGATAGAGGCAGGATTTGCTAATTCCAAATAGCTCGGTAATCTGCTCGTCCTTTACCAGACGAACTTCTCGCAGGTCCTTAGACCTTTCTTTAGTAGGTTCTTGAGGCATACTATAAAAGATTTAGAGCTGGGGAGTACTGCTAAGATAAAATTTATTTTTAAAAAAAGGCCTATCGAGTCTGAATATGCCGTAAGGCGTCAAAATGCGAATAAAAAAAGCCGCTGTTACCACGCGATTGCATCGCGTGGGTCAGACAAGCTTTTAACCAAGATGTCCTTGTATTCATTTCTCCTAAAAACATCAAGCCATTCAATTACTGCAAAACTTACAAAATACAGGCCCTCAGGATTATGGAATTTATAATTTCGACTCACGTTTTAAACTTGTTTATTTTTACTTGTTCAAAAATATTGCTGTGAATGGACGCGATGCAATCGCGCAATAGCGGGGGTAATTGGCTAATTGATAATTTGGAATTTGGGATTTGGGATTTGGAATTTGGGATGTGGGATTTGGGATTTGGAATTTGGAATTTGACCCTTCTTCAGCATTACCAAATTACATCCTGTTTCTTAGTCTTTTAAAAAACCAATTGTATATTCTGGCGACAATCATTTTTCATTTGCAAAAAAACTTAAAAAAAATCATTATTTTCACTTCCTTAATAATTCTATCATGACAGATCCAAAAAGACTCTTCGATTTCCCATATTATCAGCTTGAAAAATATCCTCAGGAAAAATCACTTGTTACAAAATACAACGGGGAGTGGAAAGCCACATCCACCCAGGAATATATTGATAAGGCCAATGCATTAAGTCGCGCGCTTATAAGCATGGGCGTTAAAGCGAACGATAAAATTGCGGTAATCTCAATGACCAACCGAACAGAGTGGAACATCTGCGATATTGGGATTATGCAAACGGGCGCCCAAGATGTACCCATCTACCCTACCATTTCTGAAGATGAATATGAATACGTATTAAACCATAGTGAAAGTGTTTACTGCTTTGCTTCCTGTAAAGAGGTTTACGATAAAGTCCAGAAAATAAGAACTAACGTACCCTCATTAAAAGAGGTTTATACCTTTGATAAAGTTAAAGGCGCCAAAAACTGGCAAGAGGTACTGGATGAAGGTAAAGACAAAAGTAACCAGGACGAGCTGGATAAAAGAAAAGAAGCCATACAGGAGGATGATTTGGCAACCTTAATTTATACTTCAGGCACAACCGGAAAGCCCAAAGGGGTAATGCTTTCGCATAAAAATATTGCTTCAAATGCCAAATTCAGCTCAGAACGTTTACCCATTGAACTTGGAAAATCAAAAGCATTAAGTTTTCTGCCCGTTTGCCATATTTATGAGCGCATGCTGCAGTATATGTATCAATATTGCGGGGTAGAAATCCATTTTGCGGAATCGCTGGAAACCATCAGCGAAAATCTGAAAGAAGTAAAGCCCGACGTTATGAGCGCCGTTCCGCGTTTGCTGGAAAAAGTGTACGATAAAATTTATGCCAAAGGTGCGGACCTTACGGGAATTAAGAAAAAACTCTTTTTCTGGGCCATAGAGCTTGGTCTTAAATACGAACCCTACGGCCAAAATGGCTGGTGGTACGAAAGCAAACTGAAAATTGCCCGTAAGCTTATTTTCAGCAAATGGCAAGAGGCCTTGGGAGGAAACCTAAAGGCCATTGCCTCCGGGAGTGCAGCCTTGCAACCGCGCTTGGCAAGGGTTTTCAACGCTGCGCAAATTCCGGTGATGGAAGGCTATGGATTGACCGAAACATCTCCCGTAGTTTCCGTAAACGATATGCGCAACCACGGTTTTAAAATAGGAACCGTAGGCAAACCGCTAAGAGAAACCGAAGTAAAGATTGCTGAAGACGGCGAAATATTGGTTAAAGGGCCACAAGTGATGTGCGGCTATTACAAAAACCAAGAACAAACAGAAGAAGTGCTTAAAAATGGCTATTTCCACACGGGAGATATTGGCGAAGTGGATAGCGAAGGCTTCCTTAGAATTACCGATCGCAAAAAGGAAATGTTTAAGACCAGTGGAGGTAAATACGTGGCGCCACAACTTTTGGAAAATGCAATGAAACAGTCTCGCTTTATTGATCAAATTATGGTAATAGGTGAAGGCGAGAAAATGCCTGCAGCGCTTATTCAGCCCGATTTTGATTTTGTAAAGGAATGGGGAAACAAAAAAGGACGCAACATACCTTCAGATCCTGCGGAATTGGTAAAAAACCAAGATGTTATTGACCGTATCCAAAAAGAAATTGATTTTTATAACCAACGTTTCGGCCAATGGGAAAAAGTAAAGAAGTTTGAGCTCACCCCTGAGCAATGGAGTATTGAAGGTGGCCACTTAACCCCTACCATGAAAATGAAGCGAAAAGTAATCAAGGAGAAGTATATTGATTTGTACAATAAGATTTATGGGCATAGCGGGGAATAATTTTTACTATTTTGCGGAAAAAATTTTGAGAATGAATAAAATTACTTTAAAGATATTTCTTGTCGTTTTGCTGATTGGCAATATGTGGTTTATTAATGGACAATGTTTGCCTAATGGAATTACATTTTATAATCAAGAGACAATTGATAATTTTTCTACAGATTATTCTGGATGCTCTGTAATCGAAGGGAATGTAACTATACATGATATATTTGGAGATATAACAAATTTAAACGGACTTTCGCAAATTGTGGAAATTCAAGGAGGCTTAGTAATTAATTCTTCTCATCAATTAATAGATCTTACAGGGCTCGACAATTTAAATATCCTTGGTGAGGGTTTATATATATCTGAAAATAATAATCTTGTAAATCTTCACGGATTGGAAAACCTTAATTCTGTAGGAAATTTAA
The Aequorivita iocasae genome window above contains:
- a CDS encoding IS1182 family transposase encodes the protein MQGKKIYQEKLFNDFRLSERVPEHNFYRRLQSALDLNYLYALTRDFYGDSGQKSIDPIVFFKLCLVGYLENITSDRKLVEHCGMRLDILYFLGYGIDEQLPWHSTISRTRQLFPEDVFEAVFTKVFTLCVDVGMVSGHTQTVDSAPVKANASMDSLELKVPEEELESHLRKVRHISAMDKEKPFRKSKGDRSDKGQRTITANGKELNAIASRNKRWNKDQDQRPGAGNKGSKYTSNKTHYSPTDPDARISVKPGKARKLNYLSQLCVDTAHHVISDIRAYHADGKDNQQLPDIVQRLKRRLGKQGLVWENCVADTGYSSGENYAFLERQGIKSFIPPHGTYKGGPEGFVYIEGGNYWLCPQGKKVTFRKQKLEKGTLKDNYFTRRSDCKGCPIKAQCIGKSHEKRINITAYREEYERNIARVSSPLGRYMKGKRQSTVEPVFGTLTQFMGLGKVNTIGLAQANKCMHLSAMAYNLKKYLKFVQKRSKSGAICLALTFSLKKHLQRCIAPFLILPKSAYAVA
- a CDS encoding cation transporter, with protein sequence MNKTIFEITKMDCPSEENLIRMKLDGISSIANLDFDIPNRKLTVFHSGETDQIEKSVIELNLGGKKISTEQTDQTEFNENANQKKLLWSVLAINFSFFIIEMTTGIISKSMGLVADSLDMLADSFVYGISLFAVGGTVIKKKRIAKLAGYFQITLAIIGFVEVLRRFFGDEKLPNFSTMIIVSIFALIANGICLYILQKSKSKEEAHMKASMIFTSNDVIINLGVIIAGLLVNWLSSSKPDLIIGTIVFVLVIQGAFRILKLSK
- a CDS encoding DUF6266 family protein, which gives rise to MGTYNKGILGPFRGKVGPVIGYSWRGKDLMRGLPKESTVAATKAQLEQRAKFGTVIKFLTPIKGILSAYFGKEQKAKSPFNLATGYHLNEALLPGPDDTWLIDYPKVLISRGDLRGVDNPQLAVEGGLINLTWTDNSGLGSADATDLLIAVVYCTEMNEFVQFNPAATRADAVVQLAIPAYLSGSLAEVWVTFATAEGNLAAVSSYAGAVTVP
- a CDS encoding helix-turn-helix domain-containing protein; translated protein: MPQEPTKERSKDLREVRLVKDEQITELFGISKSCLYRWRKRGAIPYMKIGSTNFYLEDVILKMLYLRGGKLPDDMDEKP
- a CDS encoding AMP-dependent synthetase/ligase; this encodes MTDPKRLFDFPYYQLEKYPQEKSLVTKYNGEWKATSTQEYIDKANALSRALISMGVKANDKIAVISMTNRTEWNICDIGIMQTGAQDVPIYPTISEDEYEYVLNHSESVYCFASCKEVYDKVQKIRTNVPSLKEVYTFDKVKGAKNWQEVLDEGKDKSNQDELDKRKEAIQEDDLATLIYTSGTTGKPKGVMLSHKNIASNAKFSSERLPIELGKSKALSFLPVCHIYERMLQYMYQYCGVEIHFAESLETISENLKEVKPDVMSAVPRLLEKVYDKIYAKGADLTGIKKKLFFWAIELGLKYEPYGQNGWWYESKLKIARKLIFSKWQEALGGNLKAIASGSAALQPRLARVFNAAQIPVMEGYGLTETSPVVSVNDMRNHGFKIGTVGKPLRETEVKIAEDGEILVKGPQVMCGYYKNQEQTEEVLKNGYFHTGDIGEVDSEGFLRITDRKKEMFKTSGGKYVAPQLLENAMKQSRFIDQIMVIGEGEKMPAALIQPDFDFVKEWGNKKGRNIPSDPAELVKNQDVIDRIQKEIDFYNQRFGQWEKVKKFELTPEQWSIEGGHLTPTMKMKRKVIKEKYIDLYNKIYGHSGE